The Pontibacter pudoricolor genome contains a region encoding:
- a CDS encoding amidase, producing MNNKLKITLLAASCFGLGAFATKLADDKITVPMLQQAQQLMGLNFTSAQLDSATTELQDFKEGYKRIRKVPLPNDVAPAIVFNPIPVGFEWPKEKDKFKVEEVKKVKLPNNREDLAYYSIPQLASLIKSKQITSEALTRFYLERLKQYGPTLECVTTLTEELALQQARQADKDIKAGNYKGMLHGIPFGVKDLLATKNYKTTWGATPYKDQVINMDATVVDRLQNAGGVLVAKLTLGALAMGDVWYGGKTKSPWDLSKGSSGSSAGSASAVAAGLLPYAIGTETLGSIVSPSTACGTTGLRPTFGRVSRHGAMALSWSMDKIGPITRSAEDAAIVFNAIYGPDGRDLSVYNAPFNYNKKIEAKKLRVGYLKKDFEGKYGFKENDLAALDDLKKAGIELVPMELPDLPVNDLILTISVEGAAAFDELTRSGKDSLLKQQHKSAWPNIFRAGRFIPAVEYLQAQRVRSLLVQQMQEKMKDIDVYISPSFGSSNLVVTNLTGHPCVVVPNGFQKNGMPTTITFIGKLFGEAELLAFAKLYQDITPHEEKHPTAFLVKK from the coding sequence ATGAACAATAAACTAAAAATAACGTTACTGGCTGCTTCCTGCTTCGGGTTAGGAGCTTTTGCAACAAAGCTGGCAGATGATAAAATTACTGTACCCATGTTACAGCAGGCACAACAACTGATGGGCTTGAATTTTACTTCTGCGCAGTTAGATTCTGCCACAACAGAACTGCAGGATTTTAAAGAAGGGTATAAACGCATAAGAAAAGTGCCGCTGCCGAATGACGTAGCGCCCGCTATAGTTTTTAACCCGATTCCGGTTGGATTTGAATGGCCAAAAGAAAAAGATAAATTTAAAGTTGAGGAGGTTAAAAAAGTTAAGTTGCCAAATAACCGGGAAGACCTGGCTTACTATAGTATTCCGCAACTGGCGTCGTTAATCAAATCAAAGCAGATTACATCGGAAGCGCTTACCAGATTTTATCTGGAAAGGCTAAAGCAATACGGCCCCACGTTGGAATGTGTTACCACACTAACAGAAGAGCTGGCTTTACAACAGGCACGGCAAGCAGATAAAGATATCAAAGCAGGCAACTATAAAGGCATGTTGCATGGCATACCATTTGGTGTAAAAGACCTGCTGGCTACGAAGAACTATAAAACAACCTGGGGAGCAACACCATACAAAGACCAGGTGATAAATATGGACGCCACAGTAGTGGATAGGCTCCAAAACGCCGGAGGAGTATTAGTAGCAAAGCTAACATTAGGTGCACTGGCGATGGGCGATGTTTGGTATGGTGGTAAGACTAAATCGCCCTGGGATTTGAGCAAAGGATCAAGTGGTTCGTCTGCTGGTTCGGCTTCAGCGGTCGCAGCAGGGTTGTTGCCTTATGCTATCGGAACAGAAACGCTCGGCTCTATAGTTTCGCCTTCTACAGCTTGCGGTACTACTGGTCTAAGACCAACCTTTGGGCGTGTAAGCCGGCATGGGGCTATGGCACTGAGCTGGTCTATGGATAAGATAGGCCCGATTACGCGATCAGCGGAGGATGCAGCAATAGTTTTTAATGCAATCTACGGACCAGACGGGAGAGATCTTTCCGTTTATAATGCACCTTTCAACTATAACAAGAAAATAGAGGCGAAGAAATTGCGTGTTGGATATCTGAAGAAAGATTTTGAAGGAAAATACGGCTTTAAAGAAAATGACCTGGCAGCACTGGATGATCTGAAGAAAGCAGGAATCGAATTAGTGCCTATGGAATTGCCCGATCTGCCTGTAAACGATCTGATATTAACTATATCAGTAGAAGGCGCAGCTGCCTTTGATGAGCTTACCCGAAGCGGAAAAGATAGTCTGCTGAAGCAACAACATAAGAGCGCATGGCCAAACATTTTCAGAGCTGGCAGATTTATTCCGGCAGTAGAGTACTTGCAGGCACAACGTGTAAGATCTTTATTGGTGCAGCAGATGCAGGAAAAAATGAAGGATATAGATGTGTATATCAGTCCGTCTTTTGGCAGCAGTAACCTGGTAGTTACAAACCTTACGGGCCATCCGTGCGTGGTAGTGCCAAATGGCTTTCAGAAGAATGGCATGCCTACAACAATTACGTTTATAGGTAAACTGTTCGGAGAAGCGGAATTATTAGCTTTTGCAAAACTATACCAGGATATAACCCCACACGAGGAGAAACACCCGACTGCCTTCCTGGTTAAAAAATAA
- a CDS encoding Calx-beta domain-containing protein, translating to MKRFINKLFLSFGIVSLVLGATSCDDPEDIGKFEGPNFIALDKAAYSVAENSTDPLTIKIGVASTPVKEDVTVNYTLGGTAIVGEDYTVASTGSVVIPKGGNTAEIVITPLDNDVYEANKTVVVTITSTSADFPIGLSGNSEKTKRNFTTVTIVNEDCPLIAENFVGTYTALYEYAADPADGPYEHTTTVALDPEDETGLLISNFWGDGVTVKAKINGCSGAVTIPSQNYYVHPKYGQAKIQSVSTIASSSDIKTGNFKLSFAVTVAAGSFGNYTAKFTKQN from the coding sequence ATGAAAAGATTTATAAATAAATTGTTTTTAAGCTTCGGTATAGTAAGCTTAGTTTTAGGCGCCACCTCGTGTGATGATCCTGAGGATATAGGTAAATTTGAAGGACCAAATTTTATAGCTTTAGATAAAGCAGCTTATTCAGTAGCTGAAAACTCAACAGATCCTTTGACGATCAAAATTGGGGTTGCATCGACACCTGTTAAGGAAGATGTAACAGTAAATTACACTTTAGGTGGTACAGCAATTGTAGGTGAAGACTATACAGTTGCAAGCACTGGATCTGTAGTAATCCCAAAAGGAGGAAATACAGCAGAAATAGTTATTACACCACTTGATAATGATGTTTATGAGGCAAATAAGACGGTAGTAGTAACTATAACATCAACAAGCGCAGATTTTCCAATTGGCTTGAGTGGTAATTCTGAAAAGACTAAACGCAATTTTACTACTGTTACTATAGTTAACGAAGATTGTCCTTTAATTGCAGAGAACTTTGTAGGTACATATACTGCATTATATGAATATGCAGCAGATCCTGCAGATGGGCCTTACGAGCATACAACAACAGTTGCACTAGATCCTGAAGATGAGACAGGTTTGTTAATTTCCAACTTTTGGGGAGATGGTGTAACGGTGAAAGCAAAAATTAATGGTTGCTCAGGTGCTGTTACAATACCTTCTCAGAACTACTATGTTCATCCTAAATATGGGCAAGCGAAAATACAATCTGTATCAACCATCGCTTCTTCATCAGATATTAAAACTGGTAACTTTAAGTTAAGTTTTGCTGTAACAGTAGCAGCCGGTAGTTTCGGTAATTATACTGCAAAATTCACAAAGCAGAATTAA
- a CDS encoding RagB/SusD family nutrient uptake outer membrane protein, with the protein MKVNKYIKVSLMLAILGFTTPSCDDVLEKDPTASLSNEAALDSFEGIKTALTGAYSGLGGLNYYGRDFVVTPEVAADNVKLSATNTGRFVSQYNYSGLVAANGDVAGFWNTAYNVLARTNNVINSMDVVKEGAETERNQVLGEALFLRALVHHDLVRLFAQPYNFTPNGSHLGIPVVLKSELGNPARNTVAEVYTQIIEDLERASDLMTINPAKPFTASKYAAEALLSRVYLYKGDWRKAADAATAAVNGYKLVAGEDYVDMWSSEATTESIFEIQFLLSDNRGANNPGYIYIKEGYGDLLPTQDVLDIYEEGDVRLDIFRNFAGQAYIYKIPGKETPGLSNIIVLRLAEVLLNRAEALAELGEKPAALTDINKIRERAGVAPIGIADLTVDFILEERRRELAFEGHRLFDIKRRGQDLVREDCNLQANCTIEAGSNYFAYPIPQRELDANPNIKEQQNPGY; encoded by the coding sequence ATGAAAGTAAATAAATATATAAAAGTGTCGTTGATGCTAGCCATATTAGGCTTCACAACGCCATCTTGTGATGACGTGTTGGAAAAAGACCCAACAGCTTCACTTTCTAACGAAGCGGCATTAGATAGCTTTGAAGGAATTAAAACTGCGTTAACTGGTGCTTATAGTGGTTTAGGTGGTCTTAACTACTACGGTCGTGACTTTGTAGTTACTCCGGAAGTTGCTGCTGATAACGTTAAACTATCTGCTACTAACACAGGCCGTTTTGTATCACAATATAATTATAGTGGTCTTGTAGCTGCGAATGGTGATGTCGCAGGTTTTTGGAATACAGCATATAACGTTCTTGCAAGAACAAACAATGTTATAAATTCCATGGATGTAGTGAAGGAAGGTGCTGAAACAGAGCGTAACCAAGTTTTAGGTGAAGCGCTGTTCCTTCGCGCCCTTGTTCATCATGATTTAGTACGTTTATTTGCTCAGCCATATAACTTTACACCAAATGGAAGCCATTTAGGTATCCCTGTTGTTCTAAAGTCTGAGCTTGGAAACCCTGCTAGAAATACGGTTGCAGAAGTTTATACACAGATTATTGAAGATCTAGAAAGAGCATCTGATCTGATGACTATTAATCCTGCTAAGCCTTTCACAGCATCTAAATATGCTGCTGAAGCTCTCTTATCAAGAGTTTATTTGTATAAGGGAGATTGGCGAAAGGCTGCTGATGCTGCAACAGCTGCAGTTAATGGTTATAAGCTTGTAGCTGGTGAAGATTATGTTGATATGTGGTCTTCAGAAGCTACAACGGAGTCAATATTTGAAATCCAGTTCTTGCTATCAGATAACAGAGGCGCTAATAACCCAGGTTATATCTATATCAAAGAAGGATATGGTGATTTACTTCCAACCCAAGATGTTCTGGATATTTATGAAGAAGGTGATGTTCGTTTAGATATTTTTAGAAATTTTGCTGGACAGGCCTATATCTATAAAATCCCTGGAAAAGAAACACCTGGTCTAAGTAATATCATTGTTCTTCGTTTAGCAGAAGTATTACTGAACAGAGCGGAAGCATTAGCTGAATTAGGTGAGAAACCAGCCGCATTAACTGATATTAATAAAATTAGAGAGCGTGCAGGTGTAGCACCAATTGGAATTGCTGATCTTACAGTTGATTTCATTTTAGAGGAGAGAAGAAGAGAACTAGCTTTTGAAGGACACCGCTTATTCGATATCAAGCGTAGAGGTCAGGATTTAGTTAGAGAAGACTGCAATCTACAGGCTAACTGCACAATAGAGGCTGGTAGTAACTATTTTGCTTACCCAATTCCTCAGCGTGAACTTGATGCAAATCCAAACATCAAAGAGCAGCAAAATCCAGGATATTAA
- a CDS encoding SusC/RagA family TonB-linked outer membrane protein translates to MKKSLLLSFIFVFALVVQVLAQNRTVTGKVTDQETGQGLPGVTVLVKGTSSGTATGVDGGFTIAVPSNDAILVMRYVGYDAKEVAVGGQSVVNVQLAQSSESLSEVVVVGYGTESREKVVGSVATVSPKEIESVPLTSVDQIIQGRSPGVLSTTGSGQPGATTNVRVRGVGSISAGSAPLYVIDGIPVAVGDLTRNTETSNLMANINPNDIESISILKDAAATSLYGARAANGVILITTKRGKAGATKFTLRSQYGFNEKNQGNYRAMTSAELLEYERESIVNAGGNPDALRPLTILDNGVSTKWVDYAYQTGATQSYELNASGGDEKTRFFLSGSYFDQQGTLIGTQLERYSGRLNVDHKATDKLSLGVNLGLSRTNQESATAGNSFQSPILGSFLLLPYDRAQNEDGTWNNNFMFGTLNNDNFAYTVRQNDRLNYTGRALGTFTVGYDILKNLKFNGVLGLDYISILEDEYTSPNTNDGEDVLGRSVQISTTDITKTAQATLNYFTSINNVHNFDVLVGYELQDNNYNTFDATGTGFANDRLRVLSTAAVPEAVGGSGSSYGFLSYLSRLNYDFADKYYLTTSFRRDGSSRFGANNRWANFWAVGLSWRINQEDFMKDIDLISDLKLRTSYGTSGNADIANFGARGLYGYGASYNGIPGSSPSQVANPDLTWEKSKSFNIGLDYGILDSRITGSVEYYKRNTSDLLLNVPISSTSGFTTALRNVGEMVNKGVEVEVSTENLRGNFGWTTDFNIAFNRNEVIKLNNDQDILGGTQITKVGEPIYSFYLREWKGVNPANGEPLWSDGKGGVTSEYANAPRSLQGSANPDFFGGLTNTFTYKNFELSGFFYFTYGGKIYNDARRILEGDGAFFGYNQSASSLDRWQQPGDITNSPKAVRGNSSSSNQASTRFLEDASFIRLRNVMLAYNVPSSLSQKLKMNSVRVYAQGQNLWTKTEYTGFDPELAINGTEFFRYPNSKTVTFGLDLSF, encoded by the coding sequence ATGAAGAAGAGTTTACTGCTCAGTTTCATTTTTGTGTTTGCGCTTGTAGTGCAAGTGCTGGCACAAAATCGGACAGTAACGGGTAAGGTGACAGATCAGGAAACTGGTCAAGGGTTACCAGGCGTTACTGTTTTGGTAAAAGGCACATCATCCGGTACAGCTACCGGTGTTGATGGGGGATTCACAATTGCTGTTCCATCAAATGACGCTATTCTTGTAATGCGTTACGTGGGATACGATGCTAAGGAAGTAGCAGTTGGAGGGCAATCAGTAGTTAATGTACAGCTTGCCCAATCTTCCGAGAGCTTATCGGAAGTAGTAGTAGTAGGCTACGGTACTGAGTCAAGAGAGAAAGTAGTTGGTTCAGTAGCTACAGTTTCTCCAAAAGAAATTGAATCGGTTCCATTAACTTCTGTAGATCAAATTATTCAGGGTAGATCTCCTGGTGTACTTTCAACTACAGGCAGCGGTCAGCCGGGTGCTACAACTAACGTACGCGTTCGTGGTGTAGGTTCTATTTCAGCAGGCTCAGCGCCACTTTATGTAATAGATGGTATTCCTGTAGCTGTTGGTGACTTAACACGAAATACAGAAACTTCAAACCTAATGGCCAATATCAACCCAAATGATATTGAGTCAATCTCTATTCTAAAGGATGCTGCAGCTACTTCACTTTATGGTGCCAGAGCAGCAAACGGTGTTATCCTTATTACTACTAAAAGAGGTAAAGCAGGCGCTACTAAGTTCACGTTAAGAAGCCAGTATGGTTTTAACGAAAAGAACCAAGGTAATTACCGTGCAATGACTTCTGCAGAGCTTCTTGAGTATGAGAGAGAATCTATTGTGAACGCAGGAGGTAATCCTGACGCATTAAGACCATTAACTATTTTAGACAATGGTGTTAGTACAAAATGGGTTGATTATGCATACCAGACAGGTGCAACTCAATCTTATGAACTAAATGCATCAGGTGGTGATGAGAAAACCCGTTTCTTCTTATCAGGTAGCTATTTTGATCAGCAAGGAACATTGATTGGTACACAACTTGAGCGTTATTCTGGTAGATTGAACGTAGATCATAAGGCAACTGACAAATTAAGCCTAGGTGTTAACTTAGGTCTTTCTAGAACAAACCAGGAGTCTGCTACGGCGGGTAACTCATTCCAAAGCCCAATTCTTGGTTCATTCCTTTTATTGCCTTACGATAGAGCTCAGAACGAAGATGGTACCTGGAACAATAACTTCATGTTCGGTACACTGAACAATGATAACTTTGCTTACACAGTAAGACAGAACGATCGCTTAAACTATACCGGTCGCGCTTTAGGAACATTCACTGTCGGATATGATATTTTGAAAAATCTGAAATTTAACGGTGTGTTAGGTTTAGATTATATCAGCATTCTGGAGGATGAGTATACAAGCCCTAATACAAATGATGGTGAAGATGTTTTAGGTAGAAGTGTGCAAATCAGTACAACAGATATTACTAAGACGGCACAGGCTACCCTGAACTATTTTACTTCAATCAACAACGTTCACAACTTTGATGTATTAGTAGGTTACGAATTACAGGATAACAACTATAATACGTTTGATGCAACAGGTACTGGTTTTGCAAATGATAGATTAAGAGTACTTTCTACAGCAGCAGTTCCTGAAGCAGTAGGTGGTTCTGGTTCATCTTACGGGTTCCTTTCTTACCTGTCAAGACTAAATTACGATTTCGCCGATAAATACTACTTAACGACTTCATTTAGAAGAGATGGTTCTTCTCGTTTCGGTGCTAATAACCGTTGGGCAAACTTCTGGGCAGTAGGACTTTCTTGGAGAATTAACCAGGAAGACTTTATGAAGGATATTGACCTTATTAGCGACCTTAAGCTACGTACTAGCTATGGTACTTCAGGTAACGCTGATATTGCTAATTTCGGTGCAAGAGGTTTATATGGTTACGGTGCATCTTATAATGGTATACCAGGAAGTTCTCCTTCACAGGTTGCTAACCCAGACTTAACTTGGGAGAAAAGTAAATCTTTCAACATTGGTTTAGATTACGGTATTCTTGATTCAAGAATCACGGGTAGTGTAGAGTATTATAAGAGAAATACATCTGATCTATTACTGAATGTTCCTATCTCTTCTACAAGCGGTTTTACTACAGCACTTCGTAACGTTGGTGAAATGGTAAACAAAGGTGTGGAAGTTGAAGTATCTACAGAAAACTTGAGAGGTAATTTTGGTTGGACTACTGATTTCAATATCGCATTCAACAGAAACGAAGTTATAAAACTAAACAACGACCAGGATATTCTTGGTGGAACTCAGATTACCAAAGTAGGCGAACCTATTTACTCATTCTACCTAAGAGAGTGGAAAGGTGTTAACCCTGCTAATGGAGAGCCACTTTGGTCAGATGGTAAAGGTGGTGTAACTAGTGAATATGCAAATGCACCACGCAGTCTGCAAGGTAGTGCTAACCCTGATTTCTTCGGAGGTTTAACTAACACATTTACTTACAAGAACTTCGAGTTGTCTGGTTTCTTCTACTTCACTTATGGTGGTAAGATTTACAACGATGCTAGAAGAATTTTAGAAGGAGATGGTGCTTTCTTCGGATACAACCAATCTGCTTCATCTCTTGACAGATGGCAGCAACCAGGTGACATTACAAACAGCCCGAAAGCTGTTCGTGGTAACTCATCTTCAAGCAACCAAGCTTCAACAAGATTCCTGGAAGATGCTTCTTTTATCCGTCTGAGAAACGTAATGCTGGCATACAACGTGCCATCTAGCTTAAGCCAGAAACTGAAAATGAACTCAGTAAGAGTTTATGCTCAAGGTCAGAACTTATGGACCAAAACAGAATACACTGGTTTTGATCCTGAACTAGCTATTAATGGTACAGAGTTCTTCCGTTATCCAAACAGTAAGACAGTTACTTTTGGTCTCGACCTTAGCTTCTAA
- a CDS encoding MOSC domain-containing protein, producing MATYTVSNIYIYPIKSLGGISLQQAQAQERGLQYDRRWMLVDEKGGFLSQRKFAQMALLQVKLEQNGLLVSHKQGLLNPLFIPFEQEGGKEVTVTIWDDTCTAREVDGDVTMWFSKALGMFARLVYMPENTRRIVDPTYAFEEEVVSFADAYPFLIIGQEALNNLNSKLAKPIPMNRFRPNIVFTGGQPHDEDTWDSFTIGEVNFRAAKPCARCVLTTIDQQTAIKGAEPLRTLATYRMQNNKVLFGQNLVHEGEGIIKVGNQVQVLQWKQ from the coding sequence ATGGCAACTTACACGGTAAGCAATATTTATATCTACCCGATAAAATCACTGGGCGGTATTAGCCTGCAACAGGCGCAGGCGCAGGAGCGGGGTTTGCAATACGACCGACGCTGGATGCTGGTAGATGAAAAAGGTGGTTTCCTGTCGCAACGTAAGTTTGCCCAGATGGCGCTGTTGCAGGTTAAGTTAGAGCAGAACGGGTTATTAGTAAGCCACAAGCAGGGTTTGCTGAACCCATTATTTATTCCTTTTGAGCAGGAAGGTGGTAAAGAAGTTACAGTTACGATCTGGGATGATACCTGTACAGCCCGCGAAGTAGATGGCGACGTGACCATGTGGTTCTCGAAAGCCCTTGGTATGTTCGCCCGGCTGGTATACATGCCCGAAAATACACGCCGGATAGTTGACCCAACCTACGCCTTTGAGGAAGAAGTTGTAAGCTTTGCGGATGCATACCCGTTTTTAATAATAGGGCAGGAGGCACTGAATAACCTCAACAGCAAACTGGCGAAGCCGATACCTATGAATCGCTTCCGTCCGAATATAGTTTTTACCGGTGGCCAGCCGCACGACGAAGATACCTGGGATTCTTTTACAATAGGTGAGGTTAATTTCAGGGCAGCCAAACCATGTGCGCGTTGCGTGCTCACCACTATAGACCAACAGACAGCTATTAAAGGAGCAGAACCACTAAGAACGCTGGCAACTTACCGCATGCAGAACAACAAAGTACTTTTCGGGCAAAACCTGGTTCACGAAGGCGAAGGCATAATTAAGGTTGGCAATCAGGTGCAAGTGCTGCAATGGAAACAATAA
- a CDS encoding TraB/GumN family protein, protein MRKLYYSPFLVLLLALCITVPSRGQAPAEQPKALLWEISGQGLSKPSYLFGTIHAICPDNFKMPEAVTRKLANTERLSLEVDMDAPNFMVELQQASILPKGSSLRGFFSEDDYSLLDNHFKQTLKIDLAQLDRMKPFMLHSMLLSQLTECQAVSYEQSLMEIAQKQGKEVIGLETVSEQLRAIDEMPASVQTTMLTKMVSNMDEARRTYRDMVQLYLQQDLAGLEALSRKEYDEEEYKEYEQAFLVNRNKRWIPVLEREARIQPTFFAVGAGHLTGKDGLLELLRKKGYTVLPVR, encoded by the coding sequence ATGAGAAAATTATACTATAGCCCGTTTTTAGTGCTTTTGCTGGCATTATGTATAACTGTTCCTTCGCGTGGCCAGGCTCCTGCAGAGCAGCCTAAGGCTTTGCTATGGGAAATTAGCGGCCAGGGACTAAGCAAGCCATCATACTTGTTCGGAACGATACACGCCATCTGCCCAGATAATTTTAAGATGCCGGAAGCTGTGACCAGGAAACTGGCAAACACGGAGCGCCTGTCGCTGGAGGTGGATATGGATGCGCCCAATTTTATGGTTGAATTGCAACAGGCTTCAATTTTGCCAAAAGGAAGTTCGTTACGGGGATTTTTCTCTGAGGATGACTATAGCCTGCTGGACAACCATTTTAAACAGACCCTGAAAATTGACCTGGCGCAACTGGACCGTATGAAGCCATTTATGCTACATTCTATGTTATTGTCGCAGCTAACAGAATGCCAGGCTGTATCGTATGAACAAAGCCTGATGGAAATAGCCCAGAAACAGGGCAAAGAAGTTATTGGCCTGGAAACAGTAAGCGAGCAGCTTAGGGCTATAGATGAGATGCCGGCAAGCGTACAGACTACGATGCTGACAAAGATGGTAAGCAATATGGATGAAGCCCGCCGGACCTACCGCGACATGGTACAACTTTACCTGCAGCAGGACCTTGCCGGATTAGAGGCACTGTCGAGGAAAGAATATGATGAAGAAGAATACAAAGAGTACGAGCAGGCTTTTCTGGTGAACCGTAACAAACGCTGGATACCTGTTTTGGAACGTGAGGCCCGCATACAGCCTACCTTTTTTGCTGTCGGCGCCGGCCACTTAACAGGTAAAGATGGTTTACTGGAACTGCTTCGTAAAAAAGGTTATACCGTGCTGCCTGTGAGATAG
- a CDS encoding M1 family aminopeptidase, which yields MKNITLLMLLCIGTLHLAGAQPQFKTLAQHTCADSRLLNTARMAVASQQHMQLMNLYDVTFYGLDLALERNSVYIAGSVTTHATVKSSPLSVFAFELHPSYTIASVTINGTQQSNITRNGSDVSVNLTTIVPAKSKVVAVINYSGTAPNSGNAAIGNGFNTARESQWGNNVTWSLSEPYAAYEWWPTKQVLTDKADSVHVFVTTSPENKAGSNGLLTNTVTLPSGKIRYEWKSRYPIDYYLISVAVSDYDEYVQFASPAAATKPIPVVNYVYKGSLANYKNQIDFTPPLIEHFSELFTLYPFAKEKYGHSMAPIGGGMEHQTMTTQSTFTFTLTAHELAHQWFGDNVTCASWQDIWLNEGFASYAEYLALQHFSTEAARSWMTDAHNRARAATHGSLRVPDTTNVGRIFNYNITYKKGAAVVHMLRYELNNDQLFFKALQNYQAEFGGRTASTADLQKVMEQTTGRELGYFFKQWYEGEGYPIFDLAWNQRDRRMVIESKQATTGITPFFRTDITYQVQTTTGTETFRVRQTKPTQQFAFTIDGEVLGITMDPDNWILNDVTQIVRNNNLTVPDFVPVVFPNPVTGNAVTITDLDFTPTTAVIFDRIGRKMGTQTIVQQKEIQLQVANLPAGLYFIQLSNGQQSQQAKFVKL from the coding sequence ATGAAAAACATTACCCTGCTGATGCTCCTCTGCATCGGTACTTTACACCTTGCCGGTGCGCAGCCACAATTTAAAACACTAGCACAACATACCTGTGCCGACAGCAGATTATTAAATACTGCGCGCATGGCAGTCGCTTCGCAGCAACACATGCAGCTCATGAATTTATATGACGTTACCTTCTATGGCCTTGACCTGGCACTGGAACGAAACAGCGTGTACATAGCCGGAAGCGTCACCACACATGCTACCGTAAAGTCTAGCCCGCTTTCTGTATTTGCCTTTGAGCTGCACCCCAGCTATACGATAGCATCTGTAACTATAAACGGCACGCAGCAAAGCAATATAACCCGAAACGGAAGCGATGTTTCTGTAAACCTTACAACTATAGTTCCTGCCAAAAGCAAAGTAGTAGCTGTAATAAACTATAGCGGCACTGCGCCAAACAGCGGTAATGCCGCTATTGGCAATGGATTTAATACTGCCCGCGAAAGCCAGTGGGGAAACAATGTAACCTGGAGCCTGAGCGAACCATATGCTGCCTATGAATGGTGGCCAACCAAACAGGTGCTTACTGACAAAGCCGACTCTGTGCATGTATTTGTTACCACCAGCCCGGAAAATAAAGCAGGCTCTAATGGCTTACTGACTAACACGGTAACATTGCCCAGCGGTAAAATACGGTACGAATGGAAAAGCCGCTACCCGATCGATTATTACCTCATCTCTGTGGCCGTATCGGACTACGACGAATATGTGCAGTTTGCTAGCCCGGCCGCTGCTACAAAGCCAATCCCGGTTGTGAACTATGTCTATAAAGGTTCTCTGGCCAACTATAAAAACCAGATCGATTTTACACCTCCGCTGATAGAGCATTTCTCGGAACTCTTTACGCTTTACCCTTTTGCCAAGGAGAAGTATGGCCATAGCATGGCACCCATTGGCGGCGGCATGGAGCACCAGACCATGACCACCCAGAGCACTTTTACTTTTACACTTACCGCACACGAGCTGGCACACCAATGGTTTGGCGATAACGTTACCTGTGCCTCATGGCAGGATATCTGGCTGAACGAAGGGTTTGCGTCTTATGCGGAGTACCTGGCTTTACAGCACTTTTCAACTGAGGCCGCCCGAAGCTGGATGACAGATGCACACAACAGGGCCAGAGCAGCTACCCACGGCAGCCTTCGTGTTCCGGATACTACAAACGTTGGCCGCATCTTCAACTATAATATCACTTATAAAAAAGGAGCTGCCGTAGTACACATGCTGCGCTACGAATTAAACAACGATCAACTCTTTTTCAAAGCATTACAGAATTACCAGGCCGAGTTCGGGGGCCGCACCGCCTCTACCGCCGACCTGCAAAAGGTAATGGAGCAAACGACAGGCAGAGAGCTCGGTTATTTTTTTAAGCAGTGGTACGAAGGCGAAGGTTATCCCATTTTTGATCTCGCCTGGAATCAGCGGGACAGAAGAATGGTAATTGAATCGAAGCAGGCAACTACGGGAATTACGCCTTTTTTCAGAACCGATATAACGTACCAGGTACAGACCACAACCGGCACCGAAACTTTCAGAGTGAGGCAAACCAAACCAACACAGCAGTTCGCTTTTACTATAGATGGTGAAGTACTGGGCATAACGATGGACCCTGATAACTGGATTCTGAATGATGTAACCCAGATCGTTAGAAATAACAACCTAACTGTGCCGGACTTTGTACCTGTCGTCTTCCCGAATCCTGTAACGGGCAATGCGGTAACTATAACCGACCTGGATTTTACTCCGACAACCGCCGTCATTTTCGACCGCATAGGCAGAAAAATGGGAACGCAAACTATAGTTCAGCAAAAGGAAATACAGTTACAAGTAGCAAACCTGCCAGCGGGCTTATACTTCATTCAGTTATCGAACGGGCAGCAATCGCAGCAGGCAAAATTTGTGAAGCTATAG
- a CDS encoding TM2 domain-containing protein: MSRILDLMPELEPDELQFVQQMLGDMPYAEMQQFANIYRARRKKPQEVLILIIVGFFLIAGLQRFYLGQIGMGLLYLFTGGLCFIGTILDLINYKRLTYEFNVKEAQTVKAMLRY, encoded by the coding sequence ATGTCAAGAATACTCGATCTGATGCCCGAACTGGAGCCGGATGAATTACAATTTGTGCAGCAAATGCTGGGCGATATGCCGTATGCCGAAATGCAGCAGTTTGCCAATATTTACCGCGCCCGCCGCAAAAAACCGCAGGAAGTACTTATCCTTATTATAGTTGGCTTCTTCCTGATAGCTGGCTTACAGCGCTTTTACCTGGGCCAGATCGGGATGGGGCTGCTATACCTTTTTACAGGTGGCCTTTGCTTTATCGGCACCATCCTGGATCTTATAAACTATAAGCGCCTGACCTACGAGTTTAATGTTAAAGAGGCACAGACAGTTAAAGCCATGTTAAGGTATTAA